One segment of Thermococcus sp. AM4 DNA contains the following:
- a CDS encoding asparagine synthase-related protein gives MKVHHLYSGGKDSSLAAWILSQLGYEVELVTVTFGLLDNWKYARETAERLGFAHRVLELPVEILEKAGEIAISDGHPNNAIQFIHERALEALASLPEVERVSDGTRRDDRVPLLDLPKARSLEDRFGVAYIRPLLGLGYKTIRELTEKLFVVEIRESEELEKADYEVELRHLLREKGIDPLEIFPKRHYQSRVLGWRGR, from the coding sequence ATGAAGGTTCACCACCTCTACTCCGGCGGGAAGGACTCAAGCTTGGCCGCGTGGATTCTGAGCCAGCTCGGCTACGAGGTCGAGCTCGTGACGGTCACCTTCGGCCTGCTCGACAACTGGAAGTACGCGAGGGAAACAGCTGAGAGGCTCGGCTTTGCCCATCGAGTTCTGGAGCTTCCAGTTGAAATCCTCGAAAAAGCCGGGGAGATTGCCATAAGCGACGGCCACCCGAACAACGCGATACAGTTCATCCACGAGAGGGCTCTGGAGGCTCTGGCTTCTCTTCCCGAGGTGGAAAGGGTGAGCGACGGAACTCGGAGGGACGACAGGGTTCCGCTCCTCGATTTGCCTAAAGCGAGGTCGCTGGAGGACCGCTTCGGCGTTGCATACATAAGGCCACTCCTCGGTCTCGGCTACAAGACGATACGCGAGCTGACAGAGAAGCTCTTTGTAGTCGAAATCCGGGAGAGCGAGGAGCTTGAGAAGGCCGACTACGAGGTCGAGCTGAGGCATCTCCTCAGGGAGAAGGGTATCGATCCGCTCGAAATCTTTCCTAAGAGACACTACCAGTCAAGGGTCTTGGGCTGGAGGGGGAGATAA
- a CDS encoding transcription initiation factor IIB, with product MSKKRVCPICGSTEFIYDPSRGEVVCKVCGYVIEENVVDMGPEWRAFDASQREKRARAGAPESILLHDKGLSTDIGIDRSLTGLMREKMYRLRKWQSRLRVSDAAERNLAFALSELDRLASNLRLPRHVEEEAARLYREAVRKGLIRGRSIESVIAACVYAACRLLKIPRTLDEIAEVSRVDKKEIGRSFRFIARHLNLTPKKLFVKPTDYVSKFADELGLSEKVRRRAIELLEEAYEKGLTSGKSPAGLVAAALYIAGIMEGERRTQREVAEVARVTEVTVRNRYKELIEKLNLKVPIG from the coding sequence GTGAGTAAGAAGAGGGTCTGCCCCATCTGCGGTTCCACCGAGTTCATCTACGACCCCAGCAGGGGAGAGGTCGTTTGTAAGGTCTGCGGCTACGTTATTGAGGAAAACGTTGTGGACATGGGGCCCGAGTGGAGGGCCTTTGACGCGAGCCAGAGGGAGAAGAGGGCCCGTGCAGGTGCCCCCGAGAGCATACTCCTTCACGATAAAGGCCTGTCGACGGACATAGGCATCGACCGCTCCCTCACGGGTTTGATGAGGGAGAAGATGTACCGCCTTAGGAAGTGGCAGTCCCGCCTGAGGGTCAGCGACGCCGCCGAGAGGAATTTGGCGTTCGCCCTCAGCGAGCTCGATAGACTGGCAAGCAACCTCCGCCTTCCAAGGCACGTCGAGGAGGAAGCAGCGAGACTCTATAGAGAAGCCGTCAGAAAGGGCCTGATAAGGGGCCGCTCCATTGAGAGCGTCATAGCGGCCTGCGTTTACGCCGCCTGCAGGCTGCTCAAGATCCCGAGGACCCTCGACGAGATAGCGGAGGTTTCCCGCGTCGACAAGAAGGAGATAGGCAGGAGCTTCCGCTTCATAGCGAGGCACCTCAACCTCACTCCAAAGAAGCTCTTTGTCAAGCCGACGGACTACGTCAGCAAGTTCGCGGACGAGCTCGGCCTGAGCGAGAAGGTGAGGAGGAGGGCGATAGAACTGCTTGAGGAGGCCTACGAAAAGGGCCTCACGAGCGGAAAGAGCCCGGCCGGCCTCGTTGCGGCGGCACTCTACATAGCGGGCATCATGGAGGGAGAGCGGAGAACCCAGCGCGAGGTTGCCGAGGTAGCGAGGGTCACCGAGGTAACGGTAAGAAACAGGTACAAAGAGCTGATAGAGAAGCTCAACCTCAAGGTTCCGATAGGCTGA
- a CDS encoding YhbY family RNA-binding protein, whose amino-acid sequence MEKRLPGKVRRALRARYYDIEPRAWIGKKGLAESVIEEIETQLEKDGVLKVEIRKGALISTGMDRKAIAEKVAELTDSELIDVRGKRFILFKPREGWERYLRRLERKASAERREKPVRKVRLDIANFRKKFRKGRD is encoded by the coding sequence ATGGAGAAACGCTTACCCGGTAAAGTGAGGAGGGCTCTGCGCGCGAGATACTACGACATCGAACCGCGAGCGTGGATTGGTAAGAAGGGTCTCGCCGAGAGCGTGATTGAGGAGATTGAGACACAGCTTGAGAAGGACGGTGTCCTTAAGGTCGAGATTAGGAAGGGAGCGCTCATCTCGACCGGAATGGACAGGAAGGCCATAGCGGAGAAGGTAGCCGAGCTCACCGACAGCGAGCTGATAGACGTCAGGGGCAAAAGGTTTATATTGTTCAAACCGAGGGAAGGCTGGGAAAGGTATTTAAGGCGCCTTGAAAGAAAGGCGTCGGCTGAGAGGCGGGAGAAGCCCGTCCGTAAAGTCAGGCTCGACATCGCTAACTTCAGGAAGAAGTTTAGAAAGGGGAGGGATTGA
- the fen gene encoding flap endonuclease-1 has product MGVQIGELIPRKEIELERLYGKKVAIDAFNAMYQFLSTIRQRDGTPLMDSKGRITSHLSGFFYRTINLMEAGIKPAYVFDGEPPAFKRRELEKRREAREEAEEKWHEALERGDIEEAKKYAMRATKLNETLIEDAKKLLGLMGVPVVQAPSEGEAQAAYMASKKKVYASASQDYDSLLFGAPRLVRNLTITGRRKLPGKNVYVEVKPELIILEEVLKELGIDREKLIELAILVGTDYNPGGIKGIGPKKALTIVKRSKDPLAKYQKMSDVDLYAIKEFFLNPPVTDDYELKWREPDEEGIIRFLCDEHDFSEERVKNGLERLKKAIKAGKQRTLESWFR; this is encoded by the coding sequence ATGGGAGTCCAAATCGGCGAACTCATACCCAGAAAGGAAATCGAGCTGGAGCGGCTTTATGGAAAGAAGGTGGCGATAGATGCCTTCAACGCCATGTACCAGTTCCTCTCGACGATCAGACAGCGCGACGGGACGCCTTTAATGGACTCAAAGGGCAGGATAACCTCTCACCTGAGCGGGTTCTTCTACAGGACGATTAACCTGATGGAGGCCGGCATAAAACCTGCCTACGTTTTCGACGGCGAGCCACCGGCGTTCAAGAGGAGAGAGCTTGAAAAGAGGCGTGAAGCCAGAGAGGAGGCCGAGGAGAAGTGGCATGAGGCCCTTGAGAGGGGCGACATAGAGGAGGCCAAGAAGTACGCGATGAGGGCGACTAAACTGAACGAGACCCTCATAGAGGACGCCAAGAAACTGCTCGGGCTGATGGGCGTTCCCGTCGTCCAGGCCCCGAGCGAGGGCGAGGCACAGGCCGCTTACATGGCTTCAAAGAAGAAAGTTTACGCCTCCGCGAGCCAGGACTACGACAGCCTTCTCTTCGGGGCACCGAGGCTCGTCAGGAACCTCACGATAACCGGGAGAAGAAAGCTCCCCGGCAAGAACGTCTACGTTGAGGTCAAGCCGGAACTCATAATTCTCGAAGAGGTACTCAAAGAGCTCGGCATAGACAGGGAGAAGCTAATCGAGCTGGCCATCCTCGTTGGGACGGACTACAACCCGGGCGGAATCAAGGGAATCGGGCCCAAGAAGGCCCTGACGATAGTCAAACGCTCGAAGGACCCGCTGGCGAAGTACCAGAAGATGAGCGACGTTGATCTGTACGCGATAAAGGAGTTCTTCCTAAACCCACCTGTCACGGACGACTACGAGCTCAAGTGGCGCGAGCCCGACGAGGAAGGAATCATTAGGTTCCTCTGCGATGAGCACGACTTCAGCGAGGAGCGCGTCAAGAACGGCCTCGAAAGGCTGAAGAAGGCGATAAAGGCCGGAAAACAAAGAACTCTCGAGAGCTGGTTCCGCTGA
- a CDS encoding 30S ribosomal protein S19e, which produces MATVYDVPGDLLVERVAQALKEVEEIKPPEWAPFVKTGRHKERLPEQEDWWYYRVASILRKVYIDGPVGIERLRTWYGGRKNRGHAPEHFYKAGGSIIRKALQQLEAAGFVQKVPGEGRVITPKGQSFLDKIATELKKELEEQIPELKKY; this is translated from the coding sequence ATGGCGACTGTCTATGACGTTCCCGGTGACCTGCTCGTCGAGAGGGTCGCGCAGGCACTCAAAGAAGTTGAGGAGATAAAGCCCCCCGAGTGGGCGCCCTTCGTTAAGACCGGAAGGCACAAGGAGAGGCTTCCCGAGCAGGAGGACTGGTGGTACTACAGAGTTGCCAGCATACTCAGAAAGGTCTACATCGACGGTCCAGTTGGAATCGAGAGGCTCAGGACCTGGTACGGAGGCAGGAAGAACCGCGGACACGCCCCGGAGCACTTCTACAAGGCCGGGGGAAGCATAATCAGGAAGGCCCTCCAGCAGCTTGAGGCGGCCGGCTTCGTCCAGAAGGTTCCGGGAGAGGGAAGGGTCATAACCCCGAAGGGCCAGAGCTTCCTCGACAAGATTGCCACCGAGCTCAAGAAGGAGCTCGAGGAGCAGATTCCGGAGCTCAAGAAGTACTGA
- a CDS encoding type II toxin-antitoxin system VapC family toxin, which produces MNVVLDTNVFNNRTFLEWLRHSGLEPVTSSVVYMELLYKYARRKGLAEARSKLMAVFNSLAIEVMDFDWECAELAVESALGRWDFSKNARDYMIGSLALKLNAPLVTYNKKDFSWLPEVLTPEEVMERFGK; this is translated from the coding sequence ATGAACGTTGTACTCGATACCAACGTCTTCAACAACAGGACCTTTCTCGAATGGTTGAGGCACTCAGGCCTTGAGCCGGTAACGAGTTCGGTGGTTTATATGGAACTGCTCTACAAATATGCCAGACGAAAGGGTCTCGCCGAAGCTAGGAGCAAGTTAATGGCCGTTTTCAACTCGCTGGCAATTGAGGTTATGGACTTTGATTGGGAATGTGCAGAGCTTGCGGTGGAATCTGCCCTCGGTCGCTGGGACTTCTCAAAGAACGCGAGGGACTACATGATAGGCTCATTGGCTCTAAAGCTCAACGCCCCGCTGGTTACGTACAATAAAAAGGACTTCAGCTGGCTTCCCGAGGTTCTAACGCCTGAGGAGGTCATGGAGAGGTTCGGCAAATAG
- a CDS encoding AbrB/MazE/SpoVT family DNA-binding domain-containing protein: MPVVTKKYQVTIPKEVREALGIKAGDEVVFVREGNRYVLMKLTDLLKELSEITSDIDETVEEVRQGLARGIERSLRELEGEE, encoded by the coding sequence ATGCCAGTCGTCACGAAGAAATACCAGGTCACGATACCCAAGGAGGTTAGGGAGGCGCTTGGAATAAAGGCCGGAGACGAGGTGGTTTTCGTTAGAGAGGGGAATCGTTACGTTTTGATGAAGCTTACCGACCTCCTCAAGGAGCTTAGCGAGATAACAAGTGACATAGACGAGACAGTTGAAGAAGTTAGACAGGGACTGGCGAGGGGTATAGAACGCTCTCTGCGCGAGCTGGAGGGAGAGGAATGA
- a CDS encoding DNA-binding protein, giving the protein MAEDIEEIRKRKLMELQKRYLEQQKAQEEAIKQEMELQAQLDAIMRKILTPDARERLGRVKLVKPELARQVELVLVQLYQAGQIREPIDDAKLKKILAQIDARTRREFRIRW; this is encoded by the coding sequence ATGGCCGAGGACATTGAGGAGATTAGGAAGCGCAAGCTCATGGAGCTTCAGAAGAGGTACCTCGAACAGCAGAAGGCCCAGGAGGAGGCAATAAAGCAGGAGATGGAGCTCCAGGCCCAGCTCGATGCCATAATGAGGAAAATCCTGACACCGGACGCGAGGGAGAGGCTCGGTCGCGTTAAGCTCGTCAAGCCGGAACTCGCGAGACAGGTTGAGCTAGTCCTCGTTCAGCTCTACCAAGCCGGCCAGATAAGGGAGCCCATAGACGACGCCAAGCTGAAGAAAATCCTCGCCCAGATCGACGCGAGGACGAGAAGGGAGTTCAGGATCAGGTGGTAG
- a CDS encoding DNA-3-methyladenine glycosylase → MISLEKTANEMIRNGTWAFRDGTFYQALRLSNGKTGVVSYDGDYRFPEDWGRGERKEAREKLTFVLGLDTDLDSFYAEIGDSPFAFLIDEFYGLVTPASPSTYQALIEVIAQQQVNYEFAQRTIRNLVKLAGEPVGELYAFPTAERIAGLSEEELKGARLGYRAGYIKSLTESYLKGELNLELQNLEVDEAIKYLTKFRGIGKWSAELFLAYGLRKNVYPAGDLGLRRGIAKIFGKRPKEVRERDVREIIEPYGRWKGLLAFYILCYDRKTEMERRKR, encoded by the coding sequence ATGATAAGCCTCGAAAAAACCGCAAATGAAATGATACGCAACGGCACCTGGGCCTTCAGGGACGGCACTTTCTACCAGGCCCTGAGGCTGAGCAACGGGAAGACCGGAGTTGTTTCATACGACGGGGACTACCGCTTTCCCGAGGACTGGGGAAGGGGCGAGAGGAAGGAAGCGAGGGAAAAGCTAACTTTCGTTCTCGGCCTCGACACGGATTTGGATTCCTTCTACGCCGAGATAGGCGATTCGCCCTTTGCGTTCCTCATAGACGAGTTCTACGGTCTCGTTACCCCGGCGTCGCCGAGCACATACCAGGCCCTCATCGAGGTGATAGCCCAGCAGCAGGTTAACTACGAGTTCGCCCAGCGGACGATTAGAAACCTCGTCAAACTCGCCGGAGAACCCGTTGGCGAACTCTACGCCTTTCCGACCGCCGAGAGGATTGCAGGGCTGAGCGAGGAGGAGCTAAAGGGGGCAAGACTAGGTTATAGAGCGGGCTACATAAAGTCCCTCACCGAGTCCTACCTAAAGGGCGAGCTGAACCTCGAACTCCAAAATCTTGAAGTCGATGAAGCAATCAAATACCTCACGAAGTTTCGAGGAATAGGGAAGTGGAGCGCGGAGCTGTTCCTTGCCTATGGCCTTAGGAAGAACGTTTATCCGGCGGGAGACCTCGGGCTGAGGAGGGGGATAGCGAAGATTTTCGGCAAACGGCCGAAAGAAGTTAGAGAAAGGGACGTTAGGGAAATCATCGAGCCCTACGGAAGGTGGAAGGGGCTTCTGGCCTTTTACATTCTCTGCTACGACAGGAAGACCGAGATGGAGAGGAGGAAGAGATGA